TAAGCTCATGCAATCGCATCTCCATCCTTGATTTAAATCAAATGCGATACCATCAAATAGTACTCATGGGCATGAAAGCAAGCAATGGTGTAGATGCAACTAATCCATGTTGCAAGTTATTACCGGATCTACACGGTGTTAAGAATATAGCTTCATGTTGCTTAAACTGTAAAAATCTTCCTCACCTTCTTCAAATTCCTGCGACATGTAGGGCAAGTACCATCAGCTTCTGCTATCCTgcaaagatcaaatttaaacatATAAATTGGCTTCTTATTGGTCAAGATGATTGTGCATCAGTAAATACAATCAGTATTGGCAAACACCAAATTTTATTCAGACCAATTCTGACTAGTAGCTATGACCCAGAAGAGTGAGTCAAAAGTAAAATAACACTAAATAGCATTCCGGAACTTTACACGTTTTTATTGATTCCCTGCgatatttgaaaacactaaaatcaTCCGACTCTTTTTATGTGCAATTGCTATTATGAGACAGAATAGAATATCTTAATATGGCATGCTATCAACTTCAACTAGAAATCATGACAGTCCACAAGTCCCACCCAACCAAACCATGCCGTGATCAGCTTGTTCTAAAGGTCATGCCTAGTAATTGGTGTCAGGTTGAGATTGTGCCTAACAAAGGATGCAGCCATCTAGCTTCCATTAAAACAATAGTCCAGTAATTAAAAGATACTATTAAAGTGCTCCGATAGACCAACTAAAACACTGAAATGGTTTCTAAGCCTCTCTAGGTCTCATCAACTCTGCAGACAACATGGTTTTAAATATCGAGTATATCCAAGGAATGTGAGACATTTAGACTGCTGATATTTTACCACTTATCACGGAAGGGGTTATCTTGTCCACTACCATCACAGAGCATCCGCATCCGCATCAGCCAGCGACACTCTTACTGTGATTtaaaacaatgatattttacAATACCAAAGGCCTAAGCATGGACTTGTCGCATTGTAAATACTTTCTGTAACCATATGCAGATTAATAGTGCTTTCTTCAGTTCAATATGCCATCTACCAAGTGCCAACTAAGTCTAAAACACATCCTAGGGTTACACAGGGCACGCCCTCACAGACAAAAGGAAGAATTGATGCATTTACTTCATCCCCAGTTTGCCAACCGTAATTTGTCACAAGGTCCAGAAAGTGCTGTTTcaagatcaaaaaaataatccaaatttGAGGGTGGAGAGTAATTACCTTGTTCCACATGCAAAACAAGCAACACAGTGCCCACATGGGATGAAGAAACATTCCCTCGGAGCATCAAAGCAAATTGCACAAAGACGACGGGTATTATTGTCATTTTCACCATCTCTTGATTTCCCTTCAAGGGAACCAGCTGCAAGAAAATCTTCAAGATCCTCCTCATCGTTTGAGACAGAATCATAAGATGAGCCCCAGCTTGAAAGGTCCTCATCTTTACATGAAAGCAAGGGGGCTCTCTCAGCTTCTACCTCTCCAAACAGAATTCTGGTTCCATCTTCACGAATGCATTGAAACATGTTCAAGAAGTTGAATGCCGCTAGTATGAGAACTGTTATTCCACCTACAGGcagaaaaacaagtaaacataagATATCCCTGTGTCAATTAAAGAGAGGAAACACAAGAATAGAGTATACCTATGCCGACAATATATGTGGCCCATCTTGGTACATAGGAGACTTTGACATTCCACTCGTCACTTTCTGAACCCTgaagcaaatgaaaaaaaaaccttggatAAAGGTTGGGAATCTTCAGTTCTACAGACTATTTGATGATGATCTTTTCTCTGGTAGTCCTACTGAAATCTATAAATACAATACTGTAAGAGTGCCAATGGGACAGCCTTAAAAGAAATGGAACTCCAAAGTGACGTCTAAAGTGGGACTGGTACTTTTAAAACTTATTCTTTTCCTCTTCCATTCAACAAAGCTCTCAACTCCAGATGTTGGCCTTACATTAAAACAGAGACGTTACAGTGAAGATAAACAGATTTACCTGTTCTGGACCAAAAGAGTTTAAGACAGCAACATTTCCATTGGGAAACATAATGTTCAAACTACACTTCCCATCTGTAAATGTACATTTGTAGTAAGCTTTGGTTGTATTGTATTGCAAAGATCTTACTCTGATGGCTAACTGAacctgtttaaaaaaaaaaaagactcaccCAAGTAAATAATGCAAACAGCCATCCAGGAAGGACACAGGACTGTTTCAAAATCAACACAAGTAGAAACAAGACTATAAAGTAATAAAATGAACACAAAGATATTTCACGCCTATGATATAGCACATATGAAAATAGGCCATTTTTTTAGACTCTTTGAATATATCTTATGTAGGTTATGGGTCTAAAGGGTTGACTTCCAGAACCCTGCATGGATGcaccatcaaaatatatatatatatatatatatatatattgcctaAGATTTTTTGTATAGGAGGAAGGATACCATAACAGTCATCTTCATTGTTATCTGCTAGACTGATTATAGAACCTGGGGATGATGAAaatggagagggagagggggggggggggggggggggggggctctGTCACTAGAGTGCAAATGGCCGAAACCACAAAATACTTTTTCACGTTTTGTCTACAAAGTTTGTCCTTTCAAATGAGCTGTAGCTTAGGTTGACAAGAACATGAAAGCTCTCAACGTAGAAAAATTGTAAACTTATCAAGAGATGAAGAAcaatgtaaagaaaaataagcaccTTTTTTGCTATTTATGGCATAATTCACGGGTCAAAAGGTAACGTTAGCCAAATACTAATCCATGTTGATTCTCATATTCTTTTATAAgtgaatcaaacaaaaaaattatgtggtTCAAGCACCAGTGGCACAAggaaattttcatattttgcaCTTATCTGCCAACGTAGAAAATATCACAATGATAAGGTGCACCGGGTGATCTAAACATTGcccaaaggaaaatattttagcaAGTTCAATACAAGAAACAAGGAGAGGCAAGGTCCTAAATTTTCAGATAAAGTATCGTTCATgtctttttattcttcaattacTTAATATATGTCTGGGAAGCCAACTTATTCTTCAATTACTAAATATCATGTCTAGGAAGCCAATGaactacaaaaacaaagaacTGTCTATCTGTGGATAGTAATAGAAGAAATGAGATATTTATGGATTAAATCTTTATTAATTGATTGTGGAACATTCCTGCAAGAAGAAACCAATTGATTATACATAAACAGGTCAAAAAGTTTGCAAATTACCTCTACTTTCTCTGAGTTCAAGTTACCCACTGCAATATGGTAGCTTGCAGAGGTCAATATACTCTGTTGGACAAAACCACTTCCTGCGAAGAAAAAAATTCCATATCAGTTAACATGCTTATACAAAGAAAACATCTAAAATCACAACCTTAATCTCACCTTGAATGACATTCCATGATAAAGTGGTGTTTGGATAAGTTGGATCCTCAAGCCATTGAGAAAGGCCTTCATTCCCTGCGATTTTCCAGCTTCAGAATCACatgaaaataaaactcaaagtCCAATTTTGTAGCCAACAAAGAAAGATAATTAATTCCCAATTCACATGGACTCATTACATTCGCATACCTACCCTAGAAGCAAGCACATACGACAATTCCAG
The Populus nigra chromosome 3, ddPopNigr1.1, whole genome shotgun sequence genome window above contains:
- the LOC133688726 gene encoding E3 ubiquitin-protein ligase APD2-like, producing the protein MAQPGQISVSSRDYSAAASSSSSNHASFPVHEEDNQRFRQVEFRQPEIEYLQHQYTDLSYRGNYFAFDDLSAIRDCTWFCVVVVLTFCFFVSMTLILGVYGSMRLTLGPKCSILLPPNPLLVQSIKVEQLYDTNPGLMLYGFFKPPPLDVVRTWSRTLDVSVPADSHKDFVYFLNKGSQINITYRVNSPSSSVFLVIAQGNEGLSQWLEDPTYPNTTLSWNVIQGSGFVQQSILTSASYHIAVGNLNSEKVEVQLAIRVRSLQYNTTKAYYKCTFTDGKCSLNIMFPNGNVAVLNSFGPEQGSESDEWNVKVSYVPRWATYIVGIGGITVLILAAFNFLNMFQCIREDGTRILFGEVEAERAPLLSCKDEDLSSWGSSYDSVSNDEEDLEDFLAAGSLEGKSRDGENDNNTRRLCAICFDAPRECFFIPCGHCVACFACGTRIAEADGTCPTCRRNLKKVRKIFTV